Proteins encoded together in one Tripterygium wilfordii isolate XIE 37 chromosome 14, ASM1340144v1, whole genome shotgun sequence window:
- the LOC120014347 gene encoding uncharacterized protein LOC120014347 isoform X2, which translates to MSWSSTAHRRSTATVADNPPPLRPRRPGLDPAPNPRPIFQVLAFGLIVAFGLLQLRPVTHVRDPSDPFRKWVQFQPNSSSSPLTSRFIKSDEREDGMVHIVSWMETLDLRLLAVLANSTLSSSRYPDLVSFHFFIPQGNEDKVSFYKLKVLFPHSNLEIRGQEEVKERVRSAISGTHYDVSDFEEVVPFIMHDVLQSLGKFIYVSPNVIVKGKVEQLIGVDLGHHAIAAAEDCSKRLNSYFNLDVLNAIQRSAAMPWVSETPYIKSSCLPDLNVLLIDASRLEKNFIPAVLWWSKVLNLNGRTIKPVIALALYSRYLKLPASWLVKDPSSSEFNKSMAIRYARPKVVFGDSGSDATLQSDHGNFWSQFLPPLSERILSG; encoded by the exons ATGTCTTGGTCTTCCACCGCTCACAGAAGATCAACGGCTACAGTAGCGGACAACCCGCCCCCTCTCCGGCCGCGCCGCCCTGGACTCGATCCGGCTCCGAATCCACGACCTATATTCCAGGTTCTTGCTTTTGGACTCATAGTAGCCTTCGGGTTGCTGCAGCTCCGACCCGTCACCCATGTCCGTGACCCCTCCGATCCTTTTAGGAAATGGGTGCAATTCCAACCcaattcttcttcctctccg TTAACTTCCAGATTCATCAAgagtgatgagagagaggaTGGGATGGTGCATATTGTGTCATGGATGGAAACTTTAGACCTTCGACTGCTTGCCGTTCTTGctaactcaactctctcaagTTCAAG ATATCCAGATCTGGTTTCCTTTCATTTCTTTATCCCTCAAGGGAATGAAGATAAAGTATCTTTTTATAAGTTGAAAGTATTGTTTCCACATTCAAACCTTGAAATTCGTGG GCAGGAGGAAGTTAAAGAGAGAGTTAGAAGTGCAATTTCTGGGACGCATTATGATGTATCCGATTTTGAGGAAGTAGTGCCTTTCATTATGCACGATGTCCTCCAGTCCTTGGGCAAGTTCATATATGTGTCTCCAAATGTGATTGTCAAG GGTAAAGTTGAGCAACTTATCGGGGTTGACTTAGGCCACCATGCTATTGCAGCAGCTGAAGATTGCTCGAAAAGATTAAATTCATATTTTAATCTAGATGTGTTGAATGCTATTCAGAGATCAGCTGCAATGCCTTGGGTTTCTGAGACACCTTACATAAAGAGCTCCTGTCTGCCCGATCTAAATGTGCTTTTGATTGATGCAAGCAGACTGGAAAAGAATTTCATTCCGGCTGTTCTATGGTGGAGTAAAGTTCTGAATTTGAATGGAAG GACAATAAAACCAGTCATTGCACTGGCACTTTACAGCAGATATCTCAAGCTTCCTGCTTCTtggttggtcaaggatccatcaTCATCAGAGTTTAATAAGAGCATGGCAATCCGCTATGCTAGACCCAAGGTTGTGTTTGGTGATTCTGGTAGCGATGCCACCTTACAGTCCGATCACGGTAATTTCTGGTCTCAGTTCCTTCCTCCATTGTCAGAAAGAATATTGAGCGGGTAA
- the LOC120014347 gene encoding uncharacterized protein LOC120014347 isoform X1 — protein MSWSSTAHRRSTATVADNPPPLRPRRPGLDPAPNPRPIFQVLAFGLIVAFGLLQLRPVTHVRDPSDPFRKWVQFQPNSSSSPLTSRFIKSDEREDGMVHIVSWMETLDLRLLAVLANSTLSSSRYPDLVSFHFFIPQGNEDKVSFYKLKVLFPHSNLEIRGQEEVKERVRSAISGTHYDVSDFEEVVPFIMHDVLQSLGKFIYVSPNVIVKGKVEQLIGVDLGHHAIAAAEDCSKRLNSYFNLDVLNAIQRSAAMPWVSETPYIKSSCLPDLNVLLIDASRLEKNFIPAVLWWSKVLNLNGSLMFTKDVGREQLSNFPWLIDASRTIKPVIALALYSRYLKLPASWLVKDPSSSEFNKSMAIRYARPKVVFGDSGSDATLQSDHGNFWSQFLPPLSERILSG, from the exons ATGTCTTGGTCTTCCACCGCTCACAGAAGATCAACGGCTACAGTAGCGGACAACCCGCCCCCTCTCCGGCCGCGCCGCCCTGGACTCGATCCGGCTCCGAATCCACGACCTATATTCCAGGTTCTTGCTTTTGGACTCATAGTAGCCTTCGGGTTGCTGCAGCTCCGACCCGTCACCCATGTCCGTGACCCCTCCGATCCTTTTAGGAAATGGGTGCAATTCCAACCcaattcttcttcctctccg TTAACTTCCAGATTCATCAAgagtgatgagagagaggaTGGGATGGTGCATATTGTGTCATGGATGGAAACTTTAGACCTTCGACTGCTTGCCGTTCTTGctaactcaactctctcaagTTCAAG ATATCCAGATCTGGTTTCCTTTCATTTCTTTATCCCTCAAGGGAATGAAGATAAAGTATCTTTTTATAAGTTGAAAGTATTGTTTCCACATTCAAACCTTGAAATTCGTGG GCAGGAGGAAGTTAAAGAGAGAGTTAGAAGTGCAATTTCTGGGACGCATTATGATGTATCCGATTTTGAGGAAGTAGTGCCTTTCATTATGCACGATGTCCTCCAGTCCTTGGGCAAGTTCATATATGTGTCTCCAAATGTGATTGTCAAG GGTAAAGTTGAGCAACTTATCGGGGTTGACTTAGGCCACCATGCTATTGCAGCAGCTGAAGATTGCTCGAAAAGATTAAATTCATATTTTAATCTAGATGTGTTGAATGCTATTCAGAGATCAGCTGCAATGCCTTGGGTTTCTGAGACACCTTACATAAAGAGCTCCTGTCTGCCCGATCTAAATGTGCTTTTGATTGATGCAAGCAGACTGGAAAAGAATTTCATTCCGGCTGTTCTATGGTGGAGTAAAGTTCTGAATTTGAATGGAAG TTTAATGTTTACAAAAGACGTTGGGAGAGAGCAACTTTCTAACTTCCCATGGCTTATTGACGCAAGCAGGACAATAAAACCAGTCATTGCACTGGCACTTTACAGCAGATATCTCAAGCTTCCTGCTTCTtggttggtcaaggatccatcaTCATCAGAGTTTAATAAGAGCATGGCAATCCGCTATGCTAGACCCAAGGTTGTGTTTGGTGATTCTGGTAGCGATGCCACCTTACAGTCCGATCACGGTAATTTCTGGTCTCAGTTCCTTCCTCCATTGTCAGAAAGAATATTGAGCGGGTAA
- the LOC120014347 gene encoding uncharacterized protein LOC120014347 isoform X3, with protein MSWSSTAHRRSTATVADNPPPLRPRRPGLDPAPNPRPIFQVLAFGLIVAFGLLQLRPVTHVRDPSDPFRKWVQFQPNSSSSPLTSRFIKSDEREDGMVHIVSWMETLDLRLLAVLANSTLSSSRYPDLVSFHFFIPQGNEDKVSFYKLKVLFPHSNLEIRGQEEVKERVRSAISGTHYDVSDFEEVVPFIMHDVLQSLGKFIYVSPNVIVKGKVEQLIGVDLGHHAIAAAEDCSKRLNSYFNLDVLNAIQRSAAMPWVSETPYIKSSCLPDLNVLLIDASRLEKNFIPAVLWWSKVLNLNGSGTRNLEKGSMEPNLAREELGWSHMACTYKAKPKKRKGNGLTCFLILVII; from the exons ATGTCTTGGTCTTCCACCGCTCACAGAAGATCAACGGCTACAGTAGCGGACAACCCGCCCCCTCTCCGGCCGCGCCGCCCTGGACTCGATCCGGCTCCGAATCCACGACCTATATTCCAGGTTCTTGCTTTTGGACTCATAGTAGCCTTCGGGTTGCTGCAGCTCCGACCCGTCACCCATGTCCGTGACCCCTCCGATCCTTTTAGGAAATGGGTGCAATTCCAACCcaattcttcttcctctccg TTAACTTCCAGATTCATCAAgagtgatgagagagaggaTGGGATGGTGCATATTGTGTCATGGATGGAAACTTTAGACCTTCGACTGCTTGCCGTTCTTGctaactcaactctctcaagTTCAAG ATATCCAGATCTGGTTTCCTTTCATTTCTTTATCCCTCAAGGGAATGAAGATAAAGTATCTTTTTATAAGTTGAAAGTATTGTTTCCACATTCAAACCTTGAAATTCGTGG GCAGGAGGAAGTTAAAGAGAGAGTTAGAAGTGCAATTTCTGGGACGCATTATGATGTATCCGATTTTGAGGAAGTAGTGCCTTTCATTATGCACGATGTCCTCCAGTCCTTGGGCAAGTTCATATATGTGTCTCCAAATGTGATTGTCAAG GGTAAAGTTGAGCAACTTATCGGGGTTGACTTAGGCCACCATGCTATTGCAGCAGCTGAAGATTGCTCGAAAAGATTAAATTCATATTTTAATCTAGATGTGTTGAATGCTATTCAGAGATCAGCTGCAATGCCTTGGGTTTCTGAGACACCTTACATAAAGAGCTCCTGTCTGCCCGATCTAAATGTGCTTTTGATTGATGCAAGCAGACTGGAAAAGAATTTCATTCCGGCTGTTCTATGGTGGAGTAAAGTTCTGAATTTGAATGGAAG TGGCACAAGAAACTTAGAAAAGGGATCCATGGAGCCTAATCTTGCTAGAGAAGAGTTAGGTTGGAGTCACATGGCCTGTACTTACAaggcaaaaccaaaaaaaagaaaaggaaatgggTTAACTTGTTTCTTAATTTTGGTGATAATTTGA
- the LOC120014346 gene encoding protein ROOT HAIR DEFECTIVE 3 homolog 2-like has translation MAEDCPTQLIDGNGQFNVEGLENFTRTTGFINCGLSYAVVAVMGPQSSGKSTLLNHLFHTNFREMDAYKGRSQTTKGIWIAKCLGIEPFTVAVDLEGTDGRERGEEDTAFEKQSALFALAVADIVLINMWCHDIGREQAANKPLLKTVFQVMMRLFSPRKTKLLFVIRDKTKTPLEYLEPILREDIQKIWDAVPKPELHKNTPLREFFNVEVTALSSYEEKEMQFKEQVAELRQRFFHSISPGGLAGDRRGVIPASGFSFSAQQIWKVIKENKDLDLPAHKVMVATIRCEEIANEKLKHLAFDEAWLSLEEAVQAGTVSGFGKKLSSILETYVAEYDMEAIYFDDGVRNAKRQHLITKALDFVYPAYTTLLGHLRSRGFENFKTRLEQLLNRGEGFAASVRSCRQSCMLEFDRGCTDAAIRQASWDASKVPEKLIRDIDAHASSVRSAKLSEIIAKHEERLSAALTEPVGSLLEAGGSDTWASIRRLLHRETENAVSAFSASMVGFELDDSTIDRMVQSLRTHARNVVERKAREEAGNVLIRMKERFLTIFSHDNDSMPRLWTGNEDIRAITRNARNASLRLLSVMAAIRLDERPDKIENLLISLLMDGSIAVQSSQDRSIRTHTGPLASSTWEEVSPKDTLITPVQCKSLWRQFQTETEYTVTQAIAAQEAHRQSNNWLPPPWAIAAMLILGFNEFMMLLKNPLYLLVLFVAYLLSKALWVQMDIAGEFRHGPLAGLLSISSRFLPTVMNLLRRLAEEAQGQGRPTNEAPTAPQSLFSPSFKSQSQPQKVSSTTPESSVSSNLSSGDDGE, from the exons ATGGCGGAAGACTGCCCCACGCAACTTATCGACGGCAACGGGCAGTTCAATGTCGAGGGCCTCGAAAATTTTACGAGGACTACCGGCTTCATCAACTGTGGTCTCTCCTATGCCGTCGTCGCCGTCATGGGTCCTCAGAGTAGCG GAAAAAGCACGTTATTGAATCATCTCTTCCACACCAATTTTAGGGAGATGGATGCATATAAAGGAAG GAGTCAAACAACAAAAGGAATTTGGATAGCAAAGTGTCTTGGGATTGAGCCATTCACAGTTGCTGTGGATTTGGAGGGTACCGATGGGAGGGAAAGAGGCGAG GAAGACACTGCATTTGAAAAACAAAGTGCGCTTTTTGCTTTGGCAGTTGCTGATATTGTACTTATAAACAT GTGGTGCCATGATATTGGTCGGGAGCAGGCTGCCAACAAGCCTCTTTTAAAAACCGTTTTTCAG GTTATGATGCGCTTGTTTAGTCCCCGTAAAACAAAGCTGTTGTTTGTTATACGTGATAAAACAAAG ACCCCATTAGAGTATTTGGAGCCAATTCTAAGAGAAGATATTCAAAAG ATATGGGATGCAGTTCCCAAGCCCGAACTTCACAAAAATACTCCTCTGAGGGAATTTTTCAAT GTGGAGGTCACTGCTTTGTCTAGCTATGAAGAGAAGGAAATGCAGTTTAAAGAGCAG GTTGCTGAACTGAGGCAACGATTTTTCCATTCTATATCTCCAGGAGGACTTGCTGGTGATAGACGGGGTGTTATACCTGCTTCAGGATTTTCTTTTAGCGCACAACAGATTTGGAAAGTTATAAAGGAGAATAAGGACCTGGATCTTCCTGCACACAAG GTGATGGTTGCAACTATTCGTTGTGAAGAAATTGCTAATGAGAAGCTCAAACACCTGGCGTTTGATGAG GCTTGGTTGTCATTGGAGGAAGCTGTACAAGCTGGGACAGTATCTGGTTTTGGGAAAAAGCTCAGTTCAATCTTAGAAACCTATGTTGCAGA ATATGACATGGAGGCAATCTACTTTGATGACGGTGTACGAAATGCAAAACGGCAGCATTTGATAACAAAAGCACTGGAT TTTGTGTATCCTGCTTATACTACCCTATTGGGACATCTGCGTTCTAGAGGGTTCGAAAATTTTAAGACTAGACTGGAACAGTTACTGAACAGAGGAGAAGGATTTGCTGCTTCTGTTCGTAGCTGTAGGCAGTCTTGTATGCTTGAATTTGACCGGGGATGCACAG ATGCTGCCATACGACAAGCCTCTTGGGATGCTTCAAAGGTTCCGGAAAAACTTATTCGTGACATTGACGCACATGCTTCTTCCGTGCGCAGTGCAAAGTTGTCCGAAATCATAGCCAAACACGAG GAGCGGCTCTCTGCAGCTTTAACTGAACCTGTGGGTTCACTACTCGAAGCTGGTGGGAGTGACACATGGGCTTCAATTAGACGGCTTCTTCATCGTGAAACTGAAAATGCTGTAtcagcattttcagcttctatGGTTGGTTTTGAGTTGGACGACTCTACAATTGATAGAATGGTTCAGAGTTTGAGGACCCATGCAAGAAATGTGGTGGAGAGAAAAGCCAGGGAAGAAGCTGGAAATGTTCTGATCCGCATGAAGGAGAG GTTCTTGACAATTTTTAGTCACGACAATGATTCAATGCCAAGGCTTTGGACCGGAAATGAAGACATTAGAGCAATTACAAGGAATGCACGCAATGCG TCTCTTAGACTTTTATCTGTTATGGCTGCCATACGCTTGGATGAGAGGCCGGACAAAATTGAGAATTTACTTATTTCTTTGCTTATGGATGGATCTATTGCTGTTCAATCATCTCAAGATCGAAGCATAAGAACTCATACTGGCCCCCTTGCCTCAAGCACATGGGAGGAG GTTTCTCCGAAGGACACACTAATAACGCCAGTACAGTGCAAATCCTTGTGGAGGCAGTTTCAAACAGAGACTGAGTATACTGTCACCCAAGCTATTGCTGCACAG GAGGCTCATAGACAAAGTAACAATTGGTTACCTCCTCCATGGGCTATTGCGGCTATGCTCATCCTCGGCTTTAATGAatttatgatgcttttaaa GAATCCGctttatctcttggttctcttTGTTGCATATCTGCTTTCAAAAGCTTTATGGGTACAGATGGACATTGCTGGGGAGTTTCGGCATGGCCCT TTGGCTGGACTGCTATCCATTTCATCAAGGTTTCTCCCTACTGTCATGAACCTTTTGAGGCGACTTGCTGAAGAGGCTCAAGGTCAAGGGCGTCCAACCAATGAAGCACCAACGGCACCACAGTCATTGTTTTCTCCGAGTTTCAAGAGTCAATCTCAGCCACAGAAAGTATCAAGTACAACCCCCGAGTCATCTGTGTCATCAAACCTTTCGTCTGGCGATGATGGTGAGTAG
- the LOC120014418 gene encoding WASH complex subunit 1-like yields the protein MADQCGSSGGSVVRDYRKGNWTVSETMVLIEAKKMDDERRMKRSGESSQAERSSKPTELRWKWVEDYCCRKGCLRSQNQCNDKWDNLMRAYKKVRDYERRIAQRSGGDGNSTVSVEESYWKLEKNERKEKNLPSNMLPQIYQALVEVVEKKGGGGGSSASNPNICYVVQPSLPPLLQPHQVSCSIPLLPIPPPPPPPPPPPPQQPPIAQPAAPLTYHPHQSLPTVESDTSEYSDSPAKRRRRGRGEGEGGTSGTSNTSSSSHEVGSAISKSASIIAEAIEACDERQERRQRDLLSLHERRLEIEESKNEINRQGMNSLVDAINKLANSILALASHSKNQSSSK from the exons ATGGCTGATCAATGTGGCAGTAGTGGTGGCAGTGTAGTGAGGGACTACAGGAAAGGGAACTGGACAGTGAGTGAAACAATGGTGTTAATAGAGGCAAAGAAGATGGACGATGAGAGACGAATGAAGAGAAGTGGAGAGAGTAGTCAAGCAGAGAGATCAAGCAAGCCAACAGAGTTGAGATGGAAGTGGGTTGAGGATTATTGTTGCAGGAAAGGGTGTTTGAGGAGCCAAAACCAATGCAATGACAAGTGGGACAATCTCATGAGGGCTTATAAGAAAGTGAGAGATTATGAGAGAAGAATAGCTCAAAGATCAGGAGGAGATGGAAATAGTACTGTTAGTGTTGAAGAGTCTTATTGGAAACTTGAGAAGAAtgagaggaaagaaaagaacttGCCTAGCAATATGTTGCCTCAGATATATCAGGCtttggtggaggtggtggagaagaaaggtggtggtggtgggtcaTCAGCTTCTAATCCCAACATTTGTTATGTTGTTCAACCCTCATTGCCTCCTCTATTGCAACCTCATCAAGTCTCATGTTCAATTCCATTGTTACCCAtaccacctccacctcctccaccaccaccaccaccaccacaacaaccACCAATAGCACAACCAGCTGCTCCTCTCACTTATCATCCTCATCAATCATTGCCCACAGTAG AATCTGATACAAGTGAGTATTCAGACTCACCAGcaaagagaaggagaagaggaagaggagagggagagggaggaaCAAGTGGGACATCAAATACAAGCTCATCAAGTCATGAAGTGGGAAGTGCAATCTCCAAAAGTGCTTCCATAATAGCAGAAGCAATTGAGGCTTGTGATGAGAGACAAGAAAGAAGACAGAGAGATCTCCTTAGTCTCCATGAGAGAAGACTCGAGATTGAAGAATCCAAGAATGAGATCAACAGGCAAGGCATGAATAGCTTAGTTGATGCCATTAACAAGCTTGCTAATTCCATCCTTGCTTTGGCTTCCCATAGCAAGAACCAATCATCTTCAAAATGA
- the LOC120014463 gene encoding ras-related protein RABF2b, with protein MATAGNKNINAKLVLLGDVGAGKSSLVLRFVKGQFVEFQESTIGAAFFSQTLAANDATVKFEIWDTAGQERYHSLAPMYYRGAAAAIIVYDITNQASFERAKKWVQELQSQGNPNMVMALAGNKSDLLDAKKVAAEEAQVYAQENGLFFMETSAKTATNVNEIFHEIAKRLPRVQPAQNPSGMVLMDRPLERTANTSCCS; from the exons ATGGCTACCGCTGGAAACAAGAACATCAATGCCAAATTG GTGCTGCTTGGGGATGTTGGAGCTGGAAAGTCCAGTCTTGTATTACGTTTCGTGAAAGGGCAGTTTGTTGAATTTCAG gaATCAACCATTGGTGCTGCCTTTTTCTCACAAACATTGGCTGCTAATGATGCGACTGTAAAATTTGAGATTTGGGATACAGCGGGACAGGAGAGATACCACAGTCTGGCTCCAATGTACTACAGAGGGGCTGCTGCTGCAATCATCGTATATGACATAACTAATCAA gCCTCATTTGAGCGGGCAAAAAAGTGGGTCCAGGAACTTCAGTCACAAG GTAACCCCAATATGGTTATGGCACTTGCTGGTAATAAATCTGATCTATTGGATGCGAAGAAGGTTGCAGCAGAG GAAGCACAAGTATATGCCCAGGAGAATGGTCTCTTCTTTATGGAAACCTCGGCAAAAACAGCAACCAATGTCAATGAAATTTTCCATGAAATAG CAAAAAGACTACCTCGTGTGCAGCCAGCACAGAACCCATCTGGAATGGTGCTTATGGATAGACCCTTGGAAAGGACAGCAAACACATCTTGTTGCTCCTAA